Sequence from the Chitinophagales bacterium genome:
CAGCAATACCAGGGCAATCACAAAATAACCAAACAGGTAACCGAACACAATCTGCATGTAGGCAAACTGCTTAACGCCTACCTCACCCGGAACACTCATGAATGTTACACCGCTTAAAGACGTGCCGATCATGCCATAAGCCACGATGTACCATTTTGATTTTTTGTTACCGATAAAAAATGAATGGGCATCGGCGCCACGCGAAGTGTACCAGGCGATCACCATCAGCAACAGGAAATAAGTAAATGCAACACCGAGGATTAACCCAGCAGACATAGCTTGAAAAATTTTGAGCGGCAAATTAACAAGGATGGCAGCAATCGGAAAAGAAACTTAACCACAGCCTGTTCTGCTGTTCAATATTAGCTATCAGCTGTGTAAAGCAATTAAGACTGGCAGTTTTCACATTTTATGCAGCAGTTCCATTCCATGCCCGTAAAGGATCAGGTAATATAATATCGACAGGGCGCAGCCTGAAGGTGTACCAATAAATTTACGGTGCGCAATTATTATTCATATTGAATGGTTTCGCCAAGGCCGGCAAAAATATAATCACTGCCGTAAGCGGACTGCAATAGTTTGAAGGCGAGATGCCCTGTGCAATGTGCCGGCGCGACACGGTGCACCTGTAGCTCATTTTTTATTTTGTCAATGGAGGCTGCAGTTTGCTGCCTGTCAAAGGGCAGCATGTGAAAACCGCCATACAAGAGTTCGATCTTATCACCGGTCTGCTTCTTTGTTTCAGCTATAATATTTTCAACACCGGTATGCGAGCATCCGACAAGGAGTACTTCTCCTTTTTCAGTTTTCATGGAAAGTGAAAGCTCCGGCAATCCCGTTTGTTTGCAATTGTCTTTTGGCTGTTCAAATTGTCCATCTACAAAGCTCTTGTTCGGATAGCAGGAAAAATAACCCATGAAGGATGAACTCGTGGCAATGAGTGTCAGCCCGGGAAGAATTTCTTTCGATGTTTTGATGAATTCAATATTTGCATTCCAGAATCTGCCCGATTGCTGAATGGTGAATTTTGTATCACCTCCGTCAAAATACCGCATGTAAACAGGCAAAGAGTCTTTCACGGCGGGCTCTTGACCGGTGGCATCATAAGGCACCGGCGCTCCCCAGAAGATGTCGTAGGGAAAATAGATTTTCACATGTGGATTTATTTCCAGCAGATAATCCAGTCCATTCAGGTGATCGAAATGCCCGTGAGAAACCACCACCATATCAACCTTTTGCAGGTCAATGCCCGACTTAATCACATTTGATTTAAAGATGGCTGCATTGCTGCCTGCATCAAA
This genomic interval carries:
- a CDS encoding MBL fold metallo-hydrolase, translated to MKKLYYPLLLLILPLLLLTSFFPANRKGPLTKEVKEGTITNLYDAFGRDTVLTKDFGFSCITKYKGKTILFDAGSNAAIFKSNVIKSGIDLQKVDMVVVSHGHFDHLNGLDYLLEINPHVKIYFPYDIFWGAPVPYDATGQEPAVKDSLPVYMRYFDGGDTKFTIQQSGRFWNANIEFIKTSKEILPGLTLIATSSSFMGYFSCYPNKSFVDGQFEQPKDNCKQTGLPELSLSMKTEKGEVLLVGCSHTGVENIIAETKKQTGDKIELLYGGFHMLPFDRQQTAASIDKIKNELQVHRVAPAHCTGHLAFKLLQSAYGSDYIFAGLGETIQYE